The genomic DNA CGTACTCCTCGGGAGGGCGCAGGTTCGTATGTTCGACGATACTCAGGAAGGGATAGCCTGGATCGCAGATATTGAGCCAGTAGGTAGCTGTCAGGCGGCGGTCGAGAGCCAGGATCAGGCAGTGGGTGCCGTAAGCCTGGCCCCACTCGTAGCGAGCGCGGTAGTCTGAGGGCAGGGCTGGGATCAGGCGCAGGGTCAGGCGGGTAGCCAGGGTAGAGATTACCTGATCGACCGTCCAGGTGCCGCGCGTAGTGCGGACCTGCCAGCCGCTGGTGGCGAGGGGTTCGGCGCCTTCGATGCGTGTCCCGAGCAGGATCTTGCCGCCGAGGGAAGTGATGCGTTCCGCCAGGCGGTCGTAGAGCTGTTGGAAGCCGCCTTTGAGGTAGCCCAGGCTAGTGGTGCGGTCGTGGAAGCGGGCCCAGAACCAGGGCAGGGCAATCTGCTCATGGAGGGCGCCGAACTTGCTCACGAAGAGTGGTTCAAAGACCAGCTCGTAGGCGCGTTTCCCCATCCAGCGTCGTAGCCAGGGGGCGGCGGTGCGACCTTCTAGTGGCCAGGATGGGGAGAGTTTCAGGAAGGCGGCGACTGCTCCGACGCGCAGGCGCTCGTAGAAGCGCAGCGGGCGAAAGGCCAGGAGTGAGGTAGGCGAATCGAGGCGGTAGATCTGGCCTTCGAT from Thermogemmatispora onikobensis includes the following:
- a CDS encoding NAD(P)/FAD-dependent oxidoreductase, which translates into the protein MQYAIFGGGALGLVAAYRLAQAGQSVMVFEQEEVPGGLAAGFQVAPGVWLEKFYHHLFRTDRAAIRLIKELGLGPQLVWSTPRTESLIEGQIYRLDSPTSLLAFRPLRFYERLRVGAVAAFLKLSPSWPLEGRTAAPWLRRWMGKRAYELVFEPLFVSKFGALHEQIALPWFWARFHDRTTSLGYLKGGFQQLYDRLAERITSLGGKILLGTRIEGAEPLATSGWQVRTTRGTWTVDQVISTLATRLTLRLIPALPSDYRARYEWGQAYGTHCLILALDRRLTATYWLNICDPGYPFLSIVEHTNLRPPEEYGGRHLLYLGNYRPMDDPLFQMEKAEVLTQFLPHLRRIRPDFDPSWVRESWMFRAPFAQPIVTPDYREHIPPLKTPLPGLWLANMFQVYPHDRGQNYSIALAERLVRLILEEKEASSHP